Sequence from the Helicoverpa armigera isolate CAAS_96S chromosome 14, ASM3070526v1, whole genome shotgun sequence genome:
AAAAAAGTTACATAGGGGAGTTAATAAGAGGagtattaagaaataaatacgtaaaGAAGTATGTAGGGGGTGTACCTACGCAGTACatggggagagtacataaggaagtaaatAGGGGTAGTACAACAGGAGTTTGCCAGGGTACAAAGGGatacaaaacataatacatCCTCACTTTATACATCTGCATCACTAAAATAGCTTTATGGGATACATAAGCAATGAATATCTCCACTTCTATAATCTATCCAACCAACCTTGGCAGGATACTCTTGCTCGCACAGCACTCCCCTCCTGGCGACGATCCTCTGCAGCCTGGCCAGCAAGTCCTCGCCTTCCACCGCGTCTTCATCATCGCTGGGATGCTCGTTGTCAGGCCTCGCTGCTTCCTCCGTCTCTGATTCTTCTTCTGTGGGATATCAAAAGATTGCTTTGTAGCCAAAGTTACTTTTAGGAGTTTAATTCTTTGTGCCcggtattctttattttttaagaagagAATTATAGACGTATGGCCATGAGCATCATGACTCTAATCTAATCTAAAGGGCACTGGAAAACCAATGTGCATAATAGGGGGTTATGGGACAGGCGCAACTGGCAACCCACATAGACAGTGTTTTAACAGAAAAGACAAATTAGCAATCCCATCTCATCCTTCCTGCCCTCATTCCGATTTTATTAGGTCAATGCAGCAATGTTTTCTTCTTGACTACATTattttctatctgccgtcaccTGATAAGTAACATTCTTCCTAGCTATATCGACTTTTACACAATTCATCTATCCGAATAAGCAATCAGATCGTAATAACCAGAATGGGCAatcaataagaaataaaaggaccccctacCTTCAGGAGTATCAGCCTCTGCCCTCAGCTCGTCATACAGGCGCATCTCGACGTCGGGCAGTATCTGCATCGCGCGCTTGTAGTGCTGTATAGCTTCGTATAGCTTGCCGCAGCGCTCCAACTCCACCGCCTTCAGGAACAACTTCTTTGCCTAGATAGAGAGATGGCGTTGAGTGAGTGACAAACTACATACATGGGTATATTTGTAGCTAGGTGGTAGGTTTCGggctataaaataaacacacataTGATTCAGGTCAGGAAAATCAACATAGGATGCATAATCTTGGCTTGGGAGAGTGCTAGGCCAGTCAAATCATAGTGGACTATGTTTACCATCATGAGAAGTTGTTTGTAAATTGAAAGGTTCACTAAAGTTTCACGAGATCTTCTCAGGAATATGCAAGAAGATTATATGAATCAgtagctgacccggcgaacttcgtaccgcctaaTTATTGGACGCATATTTAGTAAGTCACAAACACACGacacaatacttttttttatttttttccttatttgctcaccgtttagacctaccctggactacgagaaacattttaaaaccaaaatcagctcaatcggcccagcggttatcgagttttaatcagactaacgaacagcaattcattacATAAACCAGTTGCCGCCCACTGCTGAACCAATGCCTCCCCTAGGTATATCAAGAAATTGCAGGTGCATTGATGACATTAATCTACCACTTCCTACCTTATCCTCATCAGAGCATTCCTCAGGTTCAGCCAGCTGCACCTGCTTGGGGCGCAGTTCTCTCTGCGGGGTGGAGCTGGCCTCCAGCTCACGTTGCCATTGCTGACGGAACGCTTGCAGCTCATCATCAGCGGCATTCTGTATACAAACAAAGTTACATTTGTATGGGGTActgaatgttttgtgcagttgacagctgacCAATTTTTTTAGCAATGAtaccatattgttttttttacaatcgaGAAGGCTGATGTGTTCAAAGCTAAGCTGGAGAGATTAGACCTATACCTTTACACAATAGTCAACAGTTCACAAAGTATTGATTATTAAAATCCATTGTTATTTGCACAGGCGTAAATATGTGTGAACACTATGTTGTAACAGCatgttacaagaaaaataatttatgtattgttaTAAATCATTTTCATATCCCTCACTCACGTATTATTATAGGAAACCTACCAGAGTATATGAATTGCATAATGTGGTGCAATAGCACATTTGGCCTTGAGTTTaactaaaatgataaaaatcatTATTTGGTTATCTTGAAATATGAGGCCTTGCAAAAATCTTGCAAAACTCTTGATATATTctcaattaattacataaattaataaataagggCTACCGTCATTTTAGCCATGCCATGAAAATAAATGGACCCAAATGAGATATCAGagttgtaggtatttattaaattatctttcaGCAACTTTATTGaaccaatattaaaattattttttaatgtaaatatttgaatttatttacaagcACAGCAATAAGCTCAGCAATTGCAAGCAACAGGCAGGGCACAACaattgttacatattttttgatacaTCAATGCATAACAGAAAAATGTAACATCATAACGGATAGATGTCGTAGGTATTTCCCAtatcaatctatactaatattataaagctgaagagtttgtttgtttgaacgcgctaatctcaggaactactggttcgatttgaaaatttctttcagtgttagatagcccatttatcgaggaaggctataggctactttttatcccggtacgggcatctattatatgaaaaaaatatagttttaaaataacagtACACATACCTATCAAGAGGAATATAAACTACATAACCAGGGTAATTCCCTTACCTGTGATTGGTTTACTGTGTTATCCTGCACAGACATGTTATCAAGTGAGTCAGTCACATCCAGCACTTCATCTAGGGACACTGATGAGGGGTCTTCCTGCTCCTCCCCCTCGCAGTCCTCACCGGCTCCACCAGTCGCAGCTGCTGATACTGATgcctaataatttaaattaagaattgtttatttttaatagagtTCATGTAATGTGTGTGGAGTTCCCACATCTAAAAAGCTTTTTTCTGTTTGAAAAATGCACTGATATTACCTTATTAGACAGTGTAAAGTATGAACTTTCATTTAACTGCATTTCAGTCATGAATTGAACTCTAAACTTATGGTGTGGGTGAGCTTCTTTGCTTGGTCCACACAGAATATGCGACGtaatttaagaaaaaagttaGAAGGGTTAAAATCGAGGGTTGAAGAGTGGTACTGATGTctgcgtattttttttgtattggtgACACAGTTTTAGGCTCCAGAAAAATTGATAATTGTGTCAAGGTCGCACAATATGAATAGTGTAGCTCagatttatttaccaaaatttGCATATTAAATACAGTCAATGACCAAAAGTTGCGGATATTAAAGCTTTTGTTATCATCAAGTTATTTCCCTACTAAGATAAAGTTAAACATTATACGAAATTGATCACTAAATCATAGGATAACTAAATGTGCAGATTTCTTACcattttttatatgataaaaGTTTTCAGCAATTAAATGCAACacagatatttattttcagttcgACAGCGATATTGATAACAGTATTAGCCATTTACAAACAAAGTCCAGGCTTCAGACAAACTCCATTCGCATTTACtgtatttattctattttaggTCGCTGAAaacgaaaatattgaaatcaattcCGCGTTCCAGTATACAATCAAATCGAATTGGACATACAATAGCGTACATTTTGGATGAAAGACGAATAGCAGGTGCATGCATAATGAGCATTTATGTGCGGATAAAAGAGAGAGAATATCCCAATCTACACACAAATATGATTGAGATATATGACTGATCGATTATTTAACCTGGAACACATTTTGACAGCctctttacttattttttttttcaaagatcgAGTGAGCGAAGCGAGATTTGACAAAACCAACAGAATCGCCTAAATGAATAAGATTATCGATTCTTGATCATAATAACTGTGGAATCCtttcaaataaattttactCGCACAACATGAAAAAAATGCGTTCAACCCAAAGTAGGGGTCTGTTACTGTTATAAGTTCTCTTTTTTATTAATGGCAGCAAAGCAGCTTGTTGACCACTTACAGAGCCATAACAGAACCTATCACATACTCGTTATTTAAAGTCgcttcaaaatgaaaaatatatatttacaaatctttcttttattttattaaactgtgATGTAGCATAAACACATTTTCTAGTAAAATTACCGCAACATAAaacatttagtaaaatataaatacccaCACTTGAAATACTCTTCAAAGGCATTTGCAATTCCTTCAAAAttcataatattgttatatgaatattGATTACTCTCGATTTCTCCTCTTCGAGATACAATAGACTGTTCACCACAAtccaaaaatacaataacattaaTGTATACATAGAAGCTAACAAGAGAAATACAATCCCAAACAACGTATTACCAGCCATCATTATTTTTGCAGAAATCACCACAGCGATTCCGAAGCTACCTGCCATATACACAAGCAAGGCccataaatacaaaatgatacACTTTCGGGATCCCAATTTTACAGCCACAGCTATTATGACGTGGGCAGTAAAAACTAAAACACCTAAAAGACTATAAGCCCACTTAATTCCTGGAACATACCACTGAGGTAATCCATTCTCATGTAAAATATCAATCCCAGCTGGCGTAGCCAAAACTACACATGCCACCGTAGGCAATATTCCTAATAATGCtattatatatgtacctatttttacgGGTAAACAACAACAAGAGCCCACAACAGGGCATGGATATCCCATTGCATTAAATCCGCCAATTGCATCCTTGCGTTTTTTAGGTGGTTTGAATTTTGGTTCCTTTTTGGATATAGCCATGATTgtgctaataaattaaaatatcgtttTATTTGCTCTTAATAGTTCAACTCCTTGTAATAATGCTTGTAATCTTGAATTTTGGCATCGATCCTTTCCAGATAGTTTAATTTTTGTTCACATCATGTTTCCGTCTTCTGAGTACGCTGCTTCAATTGGAAAGACTTTCTAAAGTTCCACGTTAATCTTTATTACTGAATTCTACTCCAACTTTGGataatagataaatatttgcatttatataACTTGAAAATTATGACATTGGCACATATTTATGGTTGTCCTAACCACTAACAAACACCTCTTTTCACTGAAACCTCATCTTCATTCTTCTTTCGCAGGAAGAAGATTGCATGTAGCTGTATGAATACTTCTGTTTACGAAAGAAATGAGCTTTACTTAATACCCTGTATCTATATTCGCAGtacatattaattacatacttgATCAGATTCACGAGATCGCCAAGGAATAGACGCTCTTTTTCATGAATAATTAGTCGATTTTCGAATAGACGACTGCTTCACTGTTCCAAGTTCCAGTTTGAGTTTGACAGATGTGTGTGTGACGTCATAATATTGATCATGTCGTCACGTCAgccataattttataattattttaacaaattcgTGCAAAATATGtgatgaaaacattttatagcAACGCATAACTAGTAAACATTCCTTCTTACATTTAGTCTGTGACTTAGCTATAAGATACAAAGATGGTAAGTAACCTCTTACGGGAATAGTTTCCTCCCTGTCGTATTTTGTAAATGACTCAATATCATTAGATTTCAGGCCGCGATATATAGTTCAAACGTTCGTTATGATAATGATATCCAATGCGTGCCATCTCTATGCATAATTTGCCAATTATTCGAATTGTATTGTTAACGCCTGTAATCTGGCATTTTCAGATGCAATTCATGTTACTATTCAGCCGGCAAGGCAAACTAAGACTGCAGAAATGGTACGTCGCACACCCGGACAAGCTGAAGAAGAAGATCACTCGGGAACTGATCACCACAGTGTTGGCCAGGAAGCCCAAGATGTGTTCATTCTTGGAGTGGAAAGATGTCAAAATCGTTTACAAAAGGTGGGTGACCTAATTCTAATGATATGGACTTGGTTGACGCTTCTATCAACAAATTGGCGCCATAGAGTATATTCTATAGTTCTTCTAAATGTAACCGCTATCAAAAGTGGTTGGTTGAGTTCATAGCAGTAAGATAAATAGGGTTTACAGTATTACAATATCATGATAAATATGTGATAGATGTTTACCATGACCCAATATTAATGATCATGATTCCGTATTCCAAATCGAGGTCAAGAACTCGTGTGTTAAGAGATACAATTTGCAGAATTGCTGTAAAtattgctgtgcccatcagggtccataattatGACTAcctcttttatattatattttccaccaaatgtacattatggaatgcaataaatgatatgatatgataatatCAGGCAGATTTTCCAGACAGCATTTTGAAACCAAGTCCCTCTACAATAATATCTTATAATACATCTGTCACCAGATATGCATCTCTATACTTCTGCTGTGCGATGGAGCAGGAGGACAATGAGCTCCTCACTCTGGAGCTGATACACCGCTACGTGGAGCTGCTTGACAAGTACTTTGGCAGTGTGAGTATACTCTTCAATACTGTTTATTTCGAATAAACCAACATAGTCAGAATGGTGATTTGGGTGTATAGTGAGCTCTGATATAAATAGCAATTTTGTCATGCATATTGTAAATCTTCTACTAGGTACTAATTTTGTCAAAGGGATTTTTTGTACCCTAACTAAAGGTTCCGAAGCTACTGATCTAATTTAGAGAATTTTCACTTTCACTATTGGGAAACTACACTTATTTGTGTAAGTTTTAAGTAAGTTTAAGTGAAAGGCTATTTTGTATCTGCCAAAGTAGTTTTCGTAGGGCTCGGGAATCAGCtagaaattaattcaaataaaatatatagtaaagTGAAATATATGTAGTAATAAAACCTCATTCTCTTTCCAGGTATGTGAACTGGATATAATATTCAACTTCGAGAAGGCATACTTCATACTGGACGAGTTGGTACTTGGCGGTGAGCTGCAGGAGACCAGCAAGAAGAACGTCCTGAAGGCCATCGCTGCACAGGATCTGCTCCAAGAGGTCAGTAGCCAGGATAATGAGCTTGTCTAATTACTTTAGACTAATTAATATACACACCTAGTTATTTGTGGCTTTACCAAATTTCTACATGTTATATCTTACAGATCAATTTTAGTTAGTTTCTTATTATTCTTATTCATTCCTTAGATAAGCTAAAATATTGAACCAATTCTACATTCCTATAGAAACTGTGTTATTGGTGAATCACAAAGAAATTGGTGTGTATTATTACCTATTGTTAGAGAGAGAAGGTCATATGTCATTAGACTGGGGCTTACAGGTTTATATGTGCAATACCCATTagggaatatttttaacttatgcTATTTTAGCTACGAAAGTTATTAAGTTActcaatatttaatattttgcctCTGAACAAATGTGTTGTGGTTAACTCATCCAGCTATGCCTTTATTATGAATCCTCAATTATTTAGCATATTATATAATAAGaaacagttttatgtagttCCTAAAATATCCAATTAATGTTTTTGCATAGTGGATATCTGCAACCAGTGATTAATTTTGTTCCTTTAAGATTGTTCAAGTATTATTCTAATCAGTAATTTACAGAGTCAAAtatgaatagtttatttattacaatgagTGAAATAAGATTATAATTAGTTAGCCTTTTCTATCAGATtctaaaagttaattaattcaatactCACGATATAGAACTGCCATATACATAGCTAGTTGCAACACGTGTAGATGtttttatatagatatattaaatgaataaagtataTGAGTAACCTAGGTATATAAAGTGGACCAGTTGATAGGACAGTGGCCTCGGTAGTGCCTTTTGATTATGTACTAGATATTAACACAAATGTCCGCGAGTAGGAGCACTTGCCTTTTAGATTAAACTTCAAAGAAGCATTTACACATATCAATCTCTTGAACACCTGAAAACGTGTTTATTTCATGTTGCAAGAATTAAACgggaaaaatattcaaatacacACTAGTGTTTGAATTTCGGAAAAATGCCTTTTTATCAAAACCTTCATAATGCAAAATgagataaatatgtttttagatttttctctACATATCAAAAATGATATTAATAGCTAACTTTCTTAAAATCCTGCTAATACTGCAAAGgacaaacaataatataaaattaagaaatgctAAATTAGTGCCTAAAATGcaaatatattagaaaatattattataaaagttagtCAATTTAAATGTTAACCAATTAAGTACTGTTAATGACATTAAACACATAATACTCTTTATTTAACAACGAAAGAACTCCCCGATTTACACAAACATAGACTTACAAATCTCATAGAATAGCCGCGTGTGTTAAGCTAGACTAGTCTAGTCAAAAGTGTGGTGCAGTCGGCGATATTAATTTGCTCATCCTAAAACTTATTCTGTGTGTAAATCTGTGGCCGAAATACATAGATTTTTCTTAACTTGGTTTGGGACACATCTATTGTTAAGTGACTTCTATTTATCTCACTCTATGCTATATATAACTTTCCATTATAAATATCTTGATCTCTGGGTTCATTTCTAAGACCAAAGTTCACTAACTgcataaatgtcagttttcttgAAGCAATAGTTTACTTTgcaaaattcatagtaaacagctGTTTTTAACATAACTGATGTTTATGTGATCGGCGAACTTGGG
This genomic interval carries:
- the LOC110380047 gene encoding AP-1 complex subunit sigma-2 isoform X1, which gives rise to MMQFMLLFSRQGKLRLQKWYVAHPDKLKKKITRELITTVLARKPKMCSFLEWKDVKIVYKRYASLYFCCAMEQEDNELLTLELIHRYVELLDKYFGSVCELDIIFNFEKAYFILDELVLGGELQETSKKNVLKAIAAQDLLQEEETPQGFFEDHGLG
- the LOC110380047 gene encoding AP-1 complex subunit sigma-2 isoform X2, which encodes MMQFMLLFSRQGKLRLQKWYVAHPDKLKKKITRELITTVLARKPKMCSFLEWKDVKIVYKRYASLYFCCAMEQEDNELLTLELIHRYVELLDKYFGSVCELDIIFNFEKAYFILDELVLGGELQETSKKNVLKAIAAQDLLQEDETVDAALREVGLL
- the LOC110380047 gene encoding AP-1 complex subunit sigma-2 isoform X3, with amino-acid sequence MMQFMLLFSRQGKLRLQKWYVAHPDKLKKKITRELITTVLARKPKMCSFLEWKDVKIVYKRYASLYFCCAMEQEDNELLTLELIHRYVELLDKYFGSVCELDIIFNFEKAYFILDELVLGGELQETSKKNVLKAIAAQDLLQEDLNDGLLH